The Candidatus Obscuribacter sp. genomic interval TGACCTCAAAAAACGCTCGGGGAGGCAAGTATAATATTAGCCGCATGCGCAATGCCGCTGTCACGGGGGCGGCTCTGGGCGGTCTGATGGGCTATATGTTAGGTAAGTAAGTACTTGTATCTGTCCCTACAAAAGGAAAAAGGATGAACGAAACCATTACCACAGCCAAGGTTGGAGAAGCTGATGTGGAGCGGCTTGTTGATATTGTGCAGCTGGCTTATCGCGGCGGACTGGCAAAAGTCGGTTGGAAAAATGAACATGATTTAGTCACTGGACCGCGCATAGATCAAAACAAAATGCGAGCCTTGCTGGCTAATAACGAGGCAGCGGTAATAAAAGTGATGACGGGAGGTGATGGTCAACTGGCTGGCTGTGTCCTTGCCGAAAAGCACGGAGACAGTGTGCACATTGGTATGCTGGCTGTGCACCCGGATTTTCAGAATATGAAGCTGGGCAAAGTACTGGTCGAGGCCGCTGAGCAATATGGCCGCCAACACTTTGGTGCTAAAACTGGCAAGATGTTTGTGCTATCGCAGCGTGCTGAATTGCTCGAATGGTACAGGCGACTTGGCTATCAAAAAACTGGTGCTACTGTGCCTTTTCCTGCGGAAGAAGCGGGCTCAAGACCGGTGCAAGAGGATACTATACTTTTAGAAATCGCCAGACCGCTTCAGTGATGATTGTTTTGATGCCAGGTGTTATTGATATTTGAATTCTTCCGTTTTTGCCGGTGAAGCAATACACTTTGCTTTTAGAAATAAATACTATAGCAAATAGGAGATAGTGGCAAAAAACAAAAAAGAAGTGGGAAAGAGAGTGCACAAAGTGCACTTGTTCTCTCTTCCCCACTCCATAAAGATCCTGCGTTAGTGCTGGTTTACTTGGTTTTCTTAGGCGTAGTGCGGGTCATGTACTTGACCAGCTCTTCGCCATCAGGAGCACCCCAGCCGGTGGCATTGTCCCAGCCCGCTTTGGCTTTGTAGCCAGGACCGCGACCGGCACCGTTCTGTCCTTTGACCACATCAAAGAAGACTTTGTTGTAGTCGGGCGAACGTCCGATGCGGTAGAAGTGCGGGTTGGCTGGACCAAGGCGGCGACCAGTGGCAATCACGTTCATGCCCCAGAGTGCAGCCATGGTGGGAGCGCTGGCGCTGGTGCCGCCA includes:
- a CDS encoding GNAT family N-acetyltransferase, giving the protein MNETITTAKVGEADVERLVDIVQLAYRGGLAKVGWKNEHDLVTGPRIDQNKMRALLANNEAAVIKVMTGGDGQLAGCVLAEKHGDSVHIGMLAVHPDFQNMKLGKVLVEAAEQYGRQHFGAKTGKMFVLSQRAELLEWYRRLGYQKTGATVPFPAEEAGSRPVQEDTILLEIARPLQ